From one Streptomyces mobaraensis genomic stretch:
- a CDS encoding NUDIX hydrolase, which translates to MTDRTDHPQPLSADEILDVVDEQDRVVGQAPRADIYARRLLHRCTFIQVRDAAGRLFVHRRTAQKLIFPSHYDLLVGGVVGTGETYDAAALREAEEELGVHGLPAPTPLFRFLYRSEEYGGWWSAVYEVRCDLPVRPQAEEVAWHGFLPEDEVARRLPEWRWVPDGLEAWRRLREWRGR; encoded by the coding sequence ATGACCGACCGAACCGATCACCCTCAGCCCCTGTCGGCGGACGAGATCCTGGACGTGGTGGACGAACAGGACCGGGTCGTGGGCCAGGCCCCGCGGGCGGATATCTACGCCCGCCGCCTCCTCCACCGCTGCACGTTCATCCAGGTGCGCGACGCGGCCGGCCGCCTCTTCGTCCACCGCCGCACCGCGCAGAAGCTGATCTTCCCCTCGCACTACGACCTGTTAGTCGGCGGCGTCGTGGGCACGGGCGAGACGTACGACGCGGCGGCCCTGAGGGAAGCGGAAGAGGAACTGGGCGTACACGGCCTCCCCGCCCCCACCCCCCTCTTCCGCTTCCTGTACCGGTCGGAGGAGTACGGGGGCTGGTGGTCGGCCGTCTACGAGGTCCGCTGCGACCTGCCGGTCCGCCCCCAGGCGGAGGAGGTGGCCTGGCACGGCTTCCTGCCGGAGGACGAGGTCGCGCGCCGCCTGCCGGAGTGGCGGTGGGTCCCGGACGGCCTGGAGGCGTGGCGGAGGCTGCGGGAGTGGCGGGGGCGGTGA
- a CDS encoding DMT family transporter, with protein sequence MVFAFALSAAFCLGVGFVLQQNAAQRAPMSDFLSFRLLLDLVRMPRWLAGIGLMVCGMALGAVALGGGEVSLVEPLLATNLLFAMALSRWQTKQPLGWTGWGGLWLLAGGVTAFIVAGRPHGGESVSDPLRHWLIVGLVVGGALVLAAVSKRLRMSAEAATLAIAAGLLYGLQDALTRVSGQRFRDGGWASLVISWQPYVVLALGVTGLVLVQSAFETAPLRMSLPALTAAQPLAGIACGVGFLGDQLRTTPAALAWQAAGMAAIVVGIVLIGRHPAMPPGTTAPELRDLQSH encoded by the coding sequence ATGGTCTTCGCCTTCGCCCTGAGCGCGGCTTTCTGCCTCGGTGTCGGGTTCGTCCTCCAGCAGAACGCGGCACAGCGGGCCCCCATGAGCGATTTCCTCTCCTTCCGGCTGCTGCTGGACCTGGTCCGGATGCCGCGCTGGCTGGCGGGGATCGGCCTGATGGTGTGCGGCATGGCGCTCGGCGCGGTGGCGCTGGGCGGCGGCGAGGTGTCGCTGGTCGAACCGCTGCTCGCGACGAACCTGCTGTTCGCCATGGCCCTCTCCCGCTGGCAGACCAAGCAGCCGCTCGGCTGGACGGGCTGGGGCGGCCTGTGGCTGCTGGCCGGCGGCGTCACCGCCTTCATCGTCGCGGGCCGCCCGCACGGCGGCGAGTCGGTGTCCGACCCGCTCCGGCACTGGCTGATCGTCGGCCTGGTGGTCGGCGGCGCCCTGGTCCTGGCGGCCGTCTCCAAGCGCCTCCGGATGAGCGCCGAGGCCGCGACCCTCGCCATCGCCGCCGGCCTGCTGTACGGCCTCCAGGACGCCCTCACCCGGGTCAGCGGCCAGCGCTTCCGCGACGGCGGCTGGGCGTCCCTGGTGATCAGCTGGCAGCCGTACGTGGTGCTGGCCCTGGGCGTCACCGGCCTGGTCCTGGTCCAGAGCGCCTTCGAGACCGCTCCCCTGCGGATGTCCCTGCCGGCCCTGACGGCGGCCCAGCCCCTGGCGGGCATCGCCTGCGGCGTCGGCTTCCTGGGCGACCAGCTGCGCACCACGCCGGCGGCGCTCGCCTGGCAGGCGGCCGGCATGGCCGCGATCGTCGTCGGCATCGTCCTGATCGGCCGCCACCCGGCGATGCCACCGGGGACGACGGCACCGGAGCTCCGGGACCTCCAGTCGCACTGA
- a CDS encoding DUF6531 domain-containing protein — protein MGVVLPGKLAKVLDLIGVSWPNVDEDDYREMAKSLRSFAEEVDSGRGDSNVALNRLLSTNRGQMTDAVEAHVNKLNGKHLHNLAEAGRLLAGGLDGAAVVVAGAKSAAIVQLGILASEVAAAQAAAPITLGFSELGALSGVAVTRTVVKRLFKEAARAAAQEVLSIATGPVFNSLDAMATDLVVQVVSDGLGAQDGVDLKQTVQAGKQGLTLASAGGGGLVLDSTGGGSGDLVFDEHEHATFTGAVHDHSRHLNEKGGSHLRAGRHHFNKTRGRGSLARAIEQVVDKAVKSLGDAHGKLHKHLDDVGKSLTQAGRAHQRQDHHERDKFRQVKNKGVTGNSGADKPGGSSPHVKPASLRNAKEDPRRNGIPLEKTVCKNDPVDVATGEMLLPETDLSLPGVLPLVLRRTHLSEYRYGQWFGRSWASTLDERIEPDPVGGGAVWARDDGSLLVYPRLPRPDDEPVLPLEGPRLPLAHGGEHNGWTTYLITDPSTGITRTFTGSPYHASTSLWLDEIGDRNGNTVTFARCPDGTPTSVSHTGGYSVRLTAENSRVTTLSLPTAQGHAALLTYAYDERGDLSAVTNSSGSSMRFTYDAEGRITSWTDRNNHTFRYVYDALGRIVRTVGPDGFLSSTFEYAMDEETGHRITRYTDSTGAVTTLRLNNRLQVVAETDPLGHTTLQTWDRYDRLLTHTDPLGHSTELTWDEAGNLTAVRLPDGTGATARYNELNLPVEITDASGSTWRQTYDELGNCTGVESPDGAVTRFTHDRTGAVSTLTDALGAVTRIRSDGVGLPIEITDARSAVTRVERDHQGRPVRIQDAAGNIERFEWGVGDQLLVRVAPDGSRETWDWDGEGNCRAQTHPHGGTTSTEYGPFDKPTARVTPDGARYELKYDTELRLVQVINPCGQSWDYTYDRAGRLTAETDFDNRRTHYTYDPAGRLASRTNPLGQTTTYTWDAMGRMLTRDADGDVTRYTYGSHGQLVGAVSPTSTLTMEWDAFGRLVAETVDGRTSRYAYDRLGRRTVRTTPTGAVSHARYDAAGDRVSLTTDGHALSFAFDDLGREVSRSWGAPKAATTLTTAWDALNRPVTHNLTAVGTILRTEEYAYRPDDHPISLIRRTPGGGRQEKRISLDPVGRPLTITAADWAETYAYDATGNQVSADWPVAGGRADARGARTYDGTRLLSAGSIRYEYDDAGRVVQRRRIRLSRKPEIWRYTYDAEDRLVSCTTPDGTQWRYSYDPLGRRTAKHRLAADGHAVLETVRFTWDETRLAEQSDSVTGTILTWEYDGYHPVSQYERKPLGADEVDSRFFAIVTDLVGTPTELVSETGEKAWQARSTCWGVTAWNTDAVAYTPLRFPGQYADPETGLHYNFFRHYDPDTARYTTPDPLGLAPAPNPSTYVVNPWVWADPLGLAPSSCRQDQYDWEGSIRYERLDHLGRPTGVHGCLRREMLRKGSPAGDLWPPGWRGNGKLFNEARGHLLANLLGGHGKGPLAYHNLITQTQNPTNTPRQRLEVEKKIYEAVRKGEIVQYSIRPRYEGNNPIPIKIEYVAFGNRGFNFVHSLDNPAAGVRTPRA, from the coding sequence ATGGGAGTCGTCCTTCCGGGCAAACTTGCCAAGGTCTTGGACCTGATCGGCGTGAGTTGGCCGAACGTGGACGAGGACGACTACCGCGAGATGGCGAAGTCATTGCGTTCCTTCGCCGAGGAGGTGGACAGCGGCCGCGGCGATTCGAACGTCGCCCTCAATCGCCTCCTCTCCACCAACCGCGGCCAGATGACGGACGCCGTCGAGGCGCATGTCAACAAGCTCAACGGCAAGCACCTGCACAATCTCGCCGAGGCAGGCAGGCTGCTGGCCGGTGGCCTGGATGGCGCGGCCGTGGTCGTGGCGGGCGCCAAGAGCGCGGCCATCGTGCAACTGGGCATCCTGGCGTCCGAGGTGGCGGCAGCTCAGGCGGCTGCCCCTATCACCTTGGGGTTCTCGGAACTGGGTGCCTTGAGCGGCGTCGCCGTTACGCGCACCGTCGTCAAGCGACTGTTCAAGGAGGCCGCCCGAGCGGCGGCTCAGGAAGTCCTTTCCATAGCCACCGGCCCGGTCTTCAATTCTCTCGATGCCATGGCTACGGATTTGGTCGTCCAGGTCGTCTCCGACGGCCTGGGGGCCCAGGACGGCGTCGATCTCAAGCAGACCGTCCAGGCGGGCAAACAGGGCCTGACCCTCGCGAGTGCCGGTGGCGGAGGCCTGGTCCTCGACAGCACCGGAGGAGGATCCGGGGACCTCGTCTTTGACGAGCACGAGCACGCGACCTTCACGGGGGCCGTGCACGACCATTCCCGCCACCTGAACGAAAAGGGCGGTAGCCACCTCCGCGCGGGCCGCCACCACTTCAACAAGACAAGAGGGCGAGGCTCCCTTGCCAGAGCCATCGAGCAGGTCGTCGACAAGGCGGTGAAGTCACTCGGTGATGCTCACGGCAAGCTGCACAAGCATTTGGACGACGTCGGCAAGAGCCTCACCCAGGCCGGACGCGCCCACCAGCGGCAGGACCATCACGAGCGCGACAAGTTCCGGCAGGTCAAGAACAAGGGTGTCACCGGGAACTCCGGCGCGGACAAACCGGGCGGTTCCTCGCCGCACGTCAAGCCGGCCTCGCTGCGGAATGCTAAGGAGGACCCGCGACGCAACGGAATCCCGCTCGAGAAGACGGTGTGCAAAAACGATCCTGTCGACGTCGCCACGGGCGAGATGCTGCTCCCCGAAACGGACCTGTCCCTCCCCGGTGTACTCCCGCTCGTCCTGCGACGTACGCACCTGTCGGAATACCGCTACGGCCAGTGGTTCGGCCGGAGCTGGGCCTCCACCCTGGACGAGCGCATCGAGCCCGACCCGGTCGGCGGTGGCGCCGTCTGGGCCCGTGACGACGGATCGCTGCTGGTCTACCCCCGGCTGCCGCGCCCCGATGACGAGCCCGTGCTCCCGCTTGAAGGTCCTCGCCTCCCGCTGGCTCACGGCGGAGAACACAACGGGTGGACCACCTATCTGATCACGGACCCGTCCACCGGTATCACCCGCACCTTCACGGGCAGCCCCTACCACGCGTCTACTTCCCTCTGGCTGGACGAGATCGGTGACCGCAACGGCAACACTGTCACTTTCGCCCGGTGCCCTGACGGCACTCCCACCTCCGTCTCACACACCGGCGGCTATTCCGTACGGCTCACTGCCGAGAACTCACGCGTCACCACCCTTTCCCTGCCCACTGCTCAAGGACATGCCGCGCTCCTTACCTACGCTTATGACGAGCGAGGCGATCTGAGCGCCGTCACCAACTCGTCCGGTTCGTCGATGCGGTTCACTTACGACGCCGAGGGCCGAATCACGTCCTGGACCGACCGCAACAACCACACCTTCCGCTACGTTTACGACGCGCTGGGTCGGATCGTGCGCACGGTCGGGCCCGACGGGTTCCTCTCCTCCACCTTCGAGTACGCCATGGACGAGGAGACCGGGCATCGAATAACCCGCTACACCGACTCCACCGGAGCTGTCACCACCCTCAGGCTGAACAACCGGCTCCAGGTCGTCGCCGAAACGGATCCGCTGGGACACACGACGCTCCAGACGTGGGACCGCTACGACCGTCTGCTGACCCACACCGATCCCCTGGGTCACTCCACTGAGCTCACCTGGGACGAGGCGGGCAACCTCACCGCCGTCCGTTTGCCCGACGGAACCGGGGCGACCGCCCGGTACAACGAGCTCAACCTGCCCGTGGAGATCACGGACGCAAGTGGCTCCACGTGGCGGCAGACCTATGACGAACTGGGCAACTGCACCGGTGTCGAGTCTCCCGACGGGGCCGTCACACGCTTTACCCACGACCGTACCGGGGCGGTGTCCACCCTCACGGATGCCCTTGGCGCCGTCACGCGGATCCGCTCCGATGGCGTGGGACTACCCATCGAAATCACCGATGCCCGCTCCGCGGTCACCCGTGTGGAGCGCGATCACCAAGGGCGCCCCGTCCGTATCCAGGATGCCGCCGGCAACATCGAGCGCTTCGAGTGGGGGGTCGGGGACCAGCTCCTGGTCCGCGTTGCACCGGATGGCAGCAGGGAAACCTGGGACTGGGACGGGGAAGGCAACTGCCGCGCTCAGACGCACCCCCACGGCGGCACTACGAGCACCGAGTACGGCCCCTTCGACAAGCCGACCGCGCGCGTCACGCCGGACGGTGCCCGGTACGAGCTCAAGTACGATACGGAGCTCCGACTGGTTCAGGTGATCAACCCTTGTGGGCAGAGCTGGGACTACACCTATGACCGAGCGGGTCGCCTGACAGCCGAGACCGACTTCGACAACCGCCGGACCCATTACACCTACGACCCCGCGGGCCGCCTCGCCTCCCGCACCAACCCGCTGGGGCAGACGACCACCTACACCTGGGACGCCATGGGCCGCATGCTGACCCGTGACGCCGACGGGGATGTCACGCGCTACACCTACGGTTCCCACGGGCAACTGGTCGGCGCCGTCTCACCGACGTCCACGCTCACCATGGAGTGGGACGCTTTCGGCAGACTCGTGGCGGAGACCGTGGACGGCCGTACCAGTCGCTACGCCTACGACCGACTTGGCCGCCGCACCGTCCGTACCACCCCGACCGGAGCGGTCAGTCACGCGAGGTACGACGCGGCGGGCGATCGTGTGTCGCTCACGACCGACGGGCACGCCCTTTCCTTCGCGTTCGACGACCTCGGCCGTGAGGTCTCCCGGTCCTGGGGCGCACCAAAGGCAGCGACCACCCTGACCACGGCCTGGGACGCCCTGAACCGGCCCGTCACGCACAATCTCACGGCCGTGGGAACGATTCTTCGTACAGAGGAATACGCCTACCGGCCCGACGATCACCCAATTTCCCTCATCCGTCGAACGCCAGGCGGCGGACGCCAAGAGAAACGCATCTCCCTCGACCCGGTCGGCCGGCCGCTCACCATCACAGCCGCTGACTGGGCCGAGACGTATGCCTACGACGCCACAGGCAACCAGGTCTCGGCGGACTGGCCGGTGGCAGGCGGCCGTGCCGACGCCCGAGGCGCCCGCACATATGACGGCACGCGTCTCCTCTCGGCCGGTTCCATCCGCTACGAGTACGACGACGCCGGTCGCGTCGTCCAGCGTCGCCGTATCAGGTTGTCGCGCAAACCGGAGATCTGGCGGTACACATACGACGCCGAGGACCGCCTCGTATCCTGCACCACGCCCGACGGCACACAATGGCGTTACTCCTACGACCCGTTGGGCCGGCGCACGGCCAAGCACCGTCTTGCGGCGGATGGCCACGCGGTCTTGGAAACCGTCCGTTTCACCTGGGACGAGACCCGGTTGGCGGAGCAGTCGGATTCCGTTACCGGAACGATCCTCACCTGGGAGTACGACGGTTATCACCCGGTCTCCCAGTACGAGCGCAAGCCGCTGGGTGCCGACGAGGTCGACTCCCGCTTCTTCGCCATCGTCACCGACCTCGTCGGCACACCCACCGAACTCGTCTCCGAGACGGGCGAGAAGGCGTGGCAAGCCCGTTCCACCTGTTGGGGCGTGACCGCCTGGAACACCGACGCCGTCGCCTATACCCCGCTGCGCTTCCCCGGCCAGTACGCCGACCCCGAAACCGGCCTGCACTACAACTTCTTCCGCCACTACGACCCTGACACGGCCCGTTACACGACCCCCGACCCACTGGGGCTGGCCCCGGCGCCGAACCCTTCGACGTATGTGGTCAATCCATGGGTGTGGGCCGATCCTCTCGGTCTCGCCCCGAGTTCCTGCCGACAGGACCAGTACGACTGGGAGGGCAGTATCCGGTACGAGCGCCTGGATCACCTGGGCCGTCCTACCGGCGTGCATGGGTGTCTGCGCCGTGAGATGTTGCGCAAGGGATCCCCGGCCGGCGACCTCTGGCCGCCCGGTTGGCGCGGTAACGGCAAACTGTTCAACGAGGCCCGTGGACACCTCCTCGCCAATCTCTTGGGCGGCCATGGAAAAGGGCCTCTCGCATATCACAACCTCATCACGCAGACCCAGAACCCGACCAACACCCCCCGGCAACGGCTTGAAGTCGAGAAGAAGATCTATGAGGCGGTGCGCAAGGGTGAAATCGTGCAGTACTCGATCAGGCCGCGCTACGAGGGGAATAATCCGATCCCTATCAAAATCGAATACGTAGCATTTGGGAATCGAGGCTTCAATTTCGTGCACAGCTTGGACAATCCGGCCGCCGGAGTGCGAACCCCGCGCGCCTAG
- a CDS encoding acyl carrier protein yields MTDTRTPTRTRTDEEAAMDRAEIEERVINLLAEAVVVPREDVEDLRTDLREDLGVDSMDYVELITVLERDLGQQVEREELAYVRTVGDVVDLVERLVSRRDAAAAG; encoded by the coding sequence GTGACCGACACCCGTACCCCTACCCGTACCCGTACAGACGAGGAGGCGGCCATGGACCGGGCCGAGATCGAGGAGCGGGTGATCAACCTGCTCGCGGAAGCCGTGGTGGTGCCGAGGGAGGACGTCGAGGACCTCCGCACCGATCTGCGCGAGGACCTCGGGGTCGACTCGATGGACTACGTCGAGCTGATCACCGTCCTGGAGCGGGACCTCGGGCAGCAGGTGGAGCGCGAGGAACTGGCGTACGTCCGCACGGTGGGCGACGTGGTGGACCTGGTGGAGCGGCTGGTCTCCCGGCGGGACGCGGCGGCCGCGGGCTGA
- a CDS encoding tautomerase family protein — MPFANLKIPAGTLTDESKKKLRDVVTDAFTDAYGERARATTLVILEEIADGGWSLGGTVLNAEVLGRV; from the coding sequence ATGCCCTTCGCCAACCTCAAGATTCCCGCCGGCACACTCACGGACGAGTCCAAGAAGAAACTGCGGGACGTCGTCACCGACGCGTTCACCGACGCGTACGGCGAACGCGCCCGCGCCACCACGCTCGTGATCCTCGAAGAGATCGCCGACGGCGGCTGGAGCCTGGGCGGCACCGTCCTCAACGCCGAAGTCCTCGGCCGGGTGTGA
- a CDS encoding APC family permease, giving the protein MPTGRTTPGKATPGEISTFKGQERSLRADRIGLAGLLMSVVAASAPLMVTTGGMPVTFGVLGVVGSPLLYVILGLILLLFSFGYAEMSRHVHNAGAFTAYIARGLGGTAGAGSSIVALVSYSAMQCCIYGLFGFELSNLLQRHLDMTVAWWIPALIAVVVVGVLGWLKIDLNVKVLGVLLLIEVVMVLVFDVAGLGSPGPEGVSLRAFHPDTLSGAGLGTAFCGTIASFVGFEQAAVYSEETSRPQVVVARVTYLAVGFIAVFFAISAWALTVAAGPSKIHELSLAEGPNLLFGLTEDRLGSGFTDVMHLFYVTGMFAAMLSFHNVVARYAFAMGREGLLPAAVGRTSRTSGAPAHGSLLQSTVALLVVIVFAATDDKPTGDPTAPVLRLSNWLGNVCALGVTVLMIAASAGVIVFFVRRGAARAQAWRLVASGVAGLALTVIAVITVRDFDALVGSGPDSPLRWLLPGIVLVALVAGLVLGAVLKSVRPEVHARIGLGNEAFQLEKAAASEAAGRA; this is encoded by the coding sequence ATGCCAACCGGCAGGACGACACCCGGCAAGGCGACACCCGGCGAGATCAGCACCTTCAAGGGACAGGAGAGGAGCCTCCGCGCCGACCGCATCGGCCTGGCCGGCCTCCTGATGTCCGTCGTCGCCGCCAGCGCGCCGCTGATGGTGACCACCGGCGGCATGCCCGTCACCTTCGGCGTGCTGGGCGTCGTCGGCTCGCCCCTGCTGTACGTCATCCTCGGGCTGATCCTGCTGCTCTTCAGCTTCGGCTACGCCGAGATGAGCCGCCATGTGCACAACGCGGGCGCCTTCACCGCGTACATCGCCCGCGGCCTCGGCGGCACGGCCGGCGCCGGGTCGTCCATCGTGGCCCTGGTCTCGTACAGCGCCATGCAGTGCTGCATCTACGGCCTCTTCGGCTTCGAACTGTCCAACCTGCTCCAGCGGCACCTGGACATGACCGTCGCCTGGTGGATACCCGCCCTGATCGCCGTCGTGGTCGTCGGCGTCCTCGGCTGGCTGAAGATCGACCTGAACGTGAAGGTGCTCGGCGTCCTGCTGCTGATCGAGGTCGTGATGGTCCTCGTCTTCGACGTCGCCGGCCTCGGCTCGCCCGGCCCCGAGGGCGTCTCGCTGCGCGCCTTCCACCCCGACACGCTCTCCGGCGCCGGGCTCGGCACCGCCTTCTGCGGCACCATCGCCTCCTTCGTCGGCTTCGAACAGGCCGCCGTCTACTCGGAGGAGACCAGCCGTCCCCAGGTCGTCGTCGCCCGGGTCACCTACCTCGCCGTCGGGTTCATCGCCGTCTTCTTCGCGATCAGCGCCTGGGCGCTGACCGTCGCCGCCGGGCCGTCGAAGATCCACGAACTCTCCCTCGCCGAGGGCCCCAACCTCCTCTTCGGGCTCACCGAGGACCGGCTCGGCTCCGGGTTCACCGACGTCATGCACCTCTTCTACGTGACCGGCATGTTCGCCGCGATGCTCAGCTTCCACAACGTCGTCGCCCGGTACGCCTTCGCCATGGGCCGCGAGGGGCTGCTGCCCGCCGCCGTCGGCCGCACCTCCCGCACCAGCGGCGCGCCCGCCCACGGCTCGCTGCTGCAGAGCACCGTGGCGCTGCTCGTCGTCATCGTCTTCGCCGCCACCGACGACAAGCCGACCGGCGACCCGACGGCACCCGTCCTGCGGCTGTCCAACTGGCTGGGCAACGTCTGCGCGCTCGGCGTCACCGTGCTGATGATCGCCGCGTCCGCCGGCGTGATCGTCTTCTTCGTACGGCGCGGCGCCGCCCGCGCCCAGGCGTGGCGGCTCGTCGCCTCGGGCGTCGCCGGCCTGGCCCTGACCGTGATCGCCGTGATCACCGTCCGGGACTTCGACGCGCTGGTGGGCTCCGGGCCCGACTCGCCGCTGCGCTGGCTGCTTCCGGGCATCGTGCTGGTGGCGCTGGTCGCCGGGCTGGTGCTGGGGGCGGTGCTGAAGTCCGTACGGCCGGAGGTGCACGCGCGCATCGGACTCGGGAACGAGGCGTTCCAGCTGGAGAAGGCCGCCGCGAGCGAGGCGGCGGGGCGGGCCTGA
- a CDS encoding helix-turn-helix transcriptional regulator: MVSPKYTELGAFLRSRRERIRPEDVGLVAGPRRRVSGLRRDEVAQLAGASVDYYNEIERGAGSQPSEQMLAALARALRLTSDERDYLYRLAGRPLPAPGGPRSHVHPGMTDLLTRLTSTPAQVITDLHVTLVQNPLAVALLGDQSGFRGREASFVYRWFTDPGARRLYPEADHDAQSRSFVADLRAAAARRDAKDPEARTLIAELNTRSPEFAALWARHEVGVRRADRKRIHHPALGVVEVNCLNLCSEDGRQRLLWFTPAVGTDSAGKLELLGVVGGVPRSRPFTVSRGGHRTP; this comes from the coding sequence GTGGTTTCCCCGAAGTACACCGAACTCGGCGCTTTCCTCCGCTCGCGGCGCGAGCGCATCCGCCCGGAGGACGTCGGCCTCGTCGCGGGCCCGCGGCGTCGCGTGTCGGGGCTGCGCCGCGACGAGGTCGCGCAGCTCGCGGGCGCCTCGGTCGACTACTACAACGAGATCGAACGGGGCGCGGGTTCGCAGCCCTCGGAACAGATGCTCGCCGCTCTGGCCCGGGCGCTGCGGCTGACGTCGGACGAGCGCGACTACCTGTACCGCCTCGCCGGCCGTCCGCTGCCCGCGCCGGGCGGACCCCGGTCGCATGTGCACCCCGGGATGACGGATCTGCTCACCCGGCTGACGTCGACTCCGGCGCAGGTCATCACCGATCTGCACGTCACGCTCGTACAGAATCCGCTTGCCGTCGCCCTGCTCGGCGATCAGTCCGGGTTCCGGGGCAGGGAGGCGAGTTTCGTGTACCGGTGGTTCACGGACCCCGGGGCGCGGCGGCTCTATCCCGAGGCTGATCATGATGCGCAGTCACGGTCGTTCGTCGCCGACCTGCGGGCCGCGGCGGCCCGCCGTGACGCGAAGGATCCCGAGGCTCGCACCCTGATCGCCGAACTGAACACCAGATCACCTGAGTTCGCCGCGCTGTGGGCCCGGCATGAGGTCGGGGTCCGCCGGGCGGACCGGAAGCGTATTCATCACCCCGCGCTCGGGGTGGTGGAGGTCAACTGTCTCAACCTGTGCAGTGAGGACGGGCGGCAGCGGTTGCTGTGGTTCACGCCGGCGGTGGGGACGGACAGTGCGGGGAAGTTGGAGCTGCTCGGGGTGGTAGGGGGTGTGCCCCGGTCCCGCCCTTTCACCGTTTCCCGGGGAGGGCACCGGACCCCCTGA
- a CDS encoding SDR family oxidoreductase — translation MNPTDTATDTPRRVAVVTGGSRGIGRAVAERLAREGLTVAVNYASDSASARETVRAITEAGGRAIALRADVADEHAVTTVFDRVRDEFGGVDVVVHCAARLALSPIADLDLSALDAMHRTNIRGTFVVAQQAARRLRAGGSFVAFSTSVVATQSPSYGAYAASKGAVEAMTLILARELRGRDVTVNTVAPGATATDMFLDGKTDEQIETLAKAPALERLGTPADIAHVVAFLTSPEGHWVNGQILRANGGLA, via the coding sequence ATGAACCCCACCGACACTGCCACCGACACACCCCGCCGGGTCGCCGTCGTCACCGGCGGCTCGCGCGGCATCGGACGCGCCGTCGCCGAGCGCCTGGCCCGCGAGGGCCTGACCGTGGCCGTCAACTACGCGAGCGACTCCGCCTCCGCACGGGAAACGGTGCGGGCGATCACCGAGGCCGGCGGCCGGGCGATCGCGCTCCGGGCCGACGTCGCCGACGAACACGCCGTCACCACCGTCTTCGACCGGGTGCGGGACGAGTTCGGCGGCGTGGACGTCGTCGTGCACTGCGCCGCGCGGCTGGCCCTGTCGCCGATCGCCGACCTCGACCTGAGCGCGCTCGACGCCATGCACCGCACCAACATCCGCGGCACGTTCGTCGTCGCCCAGCAGGCCGCCCGCCGACTGCGCGCGGGCGGTTCCTTCGTCGCCTTCTCGACCTCCGTCGTCGCCACCCAGTCCCCCTCCTACGGCGCCTACGCCGCGAGCAAGGGCGCCGTCGAGGCGATGACCCTGATCCTCGCGCGCGAGCTGCGCGGCCGGGACGTCACCGTCAACACCGTCGCTCCCGGTGCCACGGCGACCGACATGTTCCTGGACGGCAAGACGGACGAGCAGATCGAGACGCTGGCGAAGGCCCCCGCGCTGGAACGCCTGGGAACGCCGGCCGACATCGCCCACGTGGTCGCCTTCCTCACCAGCCCCGAGGGCCACTGGGTCAACGGCCAGATCCTGCGGGCCAACGGCGGCCTGGCCTGA
- a CDS encoding NADP-dependent oxidoreductase: MKAVSYRAYGGPEVLEYGEVPEPKVGPDSVLIGVRAAAVNPVDWKAQAGYLDGQLDAVFPVVPGWDVSGIVVRLGADTPEFQVGDEVMGYVREDFLSRGTYAEFVAAPVRTLARKPAGISFEQAAGLPLAGLTAYQALRAARVGPDDTVLIHAAAGGVGSLAVQLARNTGARVIGTASERNHAYLSSLGAEPVTYGDGLVDRFRALAPEGASVVLDFVGGGVIKTSSRITVPGARLVSIADPAVTEMGGRLLWVRPDAADLAALGHLAERGRLCVEVAEVFPLERAAEAQRRSAEGHTRGKLVIVP; the protein is encoded by the coding sequence ATGAAGGCTGTCAGCTACCGCGCCTACGGCGGACCCGAGGTCCTGGAGTACGGCGAGGTCCCCGAACCCAAGGTCGGCCCGGACTCCGTGCTCATCGGGGTCAGGGCGGCGGCCGTCAACCCGGTCGACTGGAAGGCCCAGGCCGGCTACCTCGACGGGCAGCTCGACGCGGTCTTCCCGGTCGTCCCCGGCTGGGACGTGTCCGGGATCGTCGTCCGGCTCGGCGCGGACACCCCCGAGTTCCAGGTCGGCGACGAGGTCATGGGCTACGTCCGGGAGGACTTCCTCTCCCGCGGCACCTACGCCGAGTTCGTCGCCGCGCCGGTGCGCACCCTGGCCCGCAAACCGGCCGGCATCTCGTTCGAGCAGGCGGCGGGGCTGCCGCTGGCCGGCCTCACCGCCTACCAGGCGCTGCGGGCCGCCCGCGTCGGCCCCGACGACACCGTCCTCATCCACGCGGCGGCGGGCGGCGTCGGCTCCCTCGCCGTCCAGCTCGCCCGGAACACCGGCGCCCGCGTGATCGGCACGGCGAGCGAGCGCAACCACGCCTACCTGAGCTCGCTCGGCGCCGAGCCCGTCACCTACGGCGACGGCCTCGTCGACCGCTTCCGCGCACTCGCCCCGGAGGGCGCCTCCGTCGTCCTCGACTTCGTCGGGGGCGGCGTCATCAAGACGTCCTCCCGCATCACCGTCCCCGGCGCCCGCCTCGTCTCGATCGCCGACCCCGCCGTGACGGAGATGGGCGGCCGGCTCCTCTGGGTCCGCCCCGACGCGGCCGACCTGGCGGCGCTGGGGCATCTGGCGGAGCGGGGGCGGCTGTGCGTGGAGGTGGCCGAGGTGTTCCCGCTGGAGCGGGCCGCCGAGGCGCAGCGGAGGAGTGCGGAGGGGCATACGCGGGGGAAGCTGGTGATCGTGCCGTAG